CCTCCAAAGTTCAGGGTGGTCAGAAAAGTTTCATATAGGGCGTAACAATAATTGAGTGAGACCAGGCCAGGTACATAGATAGACATGGCATCGATGGACCTCAGGCACGCTTGCAATTCTTGTGTTTTTAGATATATtaatgagatatatatatatacgtacacCCAAAAGAACTTGGCTTGGCAAATCTTCGTGTTTCTTTAGATTCGTAAAAGAAAAGCAATCATACacctaaaaatataatatgctcAAGAGAAATCATGATATATcagagaattttttttaagtgtACCCTAGTCGAAGTTCCAAATCCAGTTCCGCATGAGAGTACTGACTAATCAAGCCAATCTCCAGGTCCAATCTCACCAAATCTTTCTTCACATTTTCACAccctttttcacaaacaaatgAACCAAACTTTTCGACACTGTTAAAGGCTTTCTGACTCTCCATCTTCATCAAATCCCCTGCGCTCGGCTTCATCAAGTTCTCAAACAAAACACCTTCCTCCCTCGATCTCTCAATACTAGCATGATTACTGTCTAAACATGAAGAGAAACGGGAATGTGAAGAAGGGAAGAATGGAGGTAATGGAGAAGTGTAATGAGGGAACCTTGTCCAGTGAGACGACATCAAACTAGGGTTTGGATTCAAGCTAGGGTTAGGATCTAGATTTTGGATAATCTTCAGCGGAGAAAATTGCCTCAATCTTGCTCGGTCCCTTCTGTGAACGTTCATGTGTCCCCCTAGAGCTTGAGCAGATCTAAATTCCCTTCTGCAGAAATTGCATGAATAACATCTTGGAGGCCATGAAAATCCATCTCCAACTGAGTTATCCTCAGCATTTTTATGGTTCTTGAACTCGTGGCAAAAATCCCATTTTCCCTTGAACTTGTAAACGTTCATTTCTTGGATTCTTTGTGTAGTGCTATTGTTGATATTGTTTCTTTGTTGCTGCTTCGTATTTCTGCccatacagattcttgatcgctCCATTATCTGTGTATGTAGAATTGTGAATGTGCGAAGTGTCAAAAGGCTACACAGACAGAAGGAAGAATCACTCGGCAATAATTTGTAGTGATGATCGTGATATAAATAGAGAAAGGTAGCGGGTCAGTGTGGGTATATACTGGTTGAGAGATATTATAACATTGTTAGCACCGGACACTTAATTAAGAAAtacaaggaaaatatttttttccctaAAACATACTAGGAAAAcctaaattgtaattttttttttcaatttaatctGCTATAATAAATCATAGCCAGTAaagctttctttttttttaaaaaaaaaaaagggctgacaatcttttaattttttttggatttCTTAACTACGTACCTCTAACTCTTCAGTAACTTATTTTTAGAGTGACCCTTGCGCCACATTGAAAGCAATATCATAATTATGTATGTAAATATAGGCTGGaatattctttaaaattaaatatcattATTTTAGAGGGCTTGTAACAGTACCGATCAGATGGTGTGATGAGTAATTTACAGAGCGCATCAAATTCTAAACCAGCAAACGAGAATGTGATTGGATGGAATTAGGCAGTGCATGTTCCCTATGTTTGGCCACTACTGATCACTAATTGTAGAACCTCGTCCTCCCAAGTTATGCCATTTCGGGAAACACATATAGTGTATGTCCTTATTCCTCGTTACATTTTGCTTAGTTTTTATCCATAGCATGGACTTTTAGGCAACGAATCTCATGCTTAATTAGAATGTCAAACATAGttgtttaacattttaaattgcAACACTTTTTTGGATAGCGAAGGAAAAAACTTCAAACGCCGTTGCTAAAGTTTAACAGTGGATTGAAGATACATAAGTCTTGAAAAAGTATATAAACTTCAGATGGGAAACTCCATCGTTAACCGAAGCATGTTACGGTCTGAATTTATTACCatcttgtgtatatatataaatagactTGACATAATTTATTGAATGTGTTGAGTGGAATGGTCCCCGCCTTAAttagatgatagaaataattaAAGGCATGGTGCTTGTTATGTATGTTCTCAGCTAGCTCAGAGCTTTTTTGCCTGTCAATTTGTATGTTATCAGGATTGTCATTTCAAAAAGAAGCATTTATTTCTTTTGggatatgtgtgtgtgttagatTTGAGGGTTTTAGGCGCATGGTTCAATTCTAGTCAAGATATATTTATATCTTATGTTGAGGAGGATACTTGACAACTTTATTATGATGAATGCAAGCCAAAACTGCAAATTATATGAATCGCAATGATTACTAATAAGTAGATATTCACGTTGTTCCCTGACACCCAAAATTCATTCAAAAATCTTTGTCGTTTGGAGAATATTTGTAATACAAACACCTTGGCTAGATCACAAGAGAAAAGTATATCTCAGTGACCAAGATTTGCTTACCATTTTTTCACTCAAAAGAGAGTAAGCTTTTCTCAGAACCCACGAACATACAAAAGATTGTGCCCTATTTAGCTCAGATTTAGTGAATGACTGGTGGCCAATGGAGTGACTCCATCCTAGGCTACTTCTACTTTCACTTTTTTAAGGTAATACTGCCCATATTGCAGGTATTGCCTTCatggttttaaattttttttttttaaataaaacatatgaatttaaacttttttaaaaaagatttctgtatgcataaaatcattCACAATTTATCTGGCAACCACAAAGAATAATTATGTCAGAGAAAGATTTTATGTGGGTAGTTAATATTACATATAAGTTGACGTTTCGATGATTGAAAACAATTCTtaaaatgtatatataatttcatAAGTATATATTATGAGCTTAGTCGATCCCctttattaaatataatttcctTGCACCTAATTCTTCTGACTTTGATTTATAGCATGATATATTGTCATAACTAATGCTTTCCGCTGTCTCATTGTTAAAATTTCcattttcctttcctttttcTTTCTCAGGAAAGAACTTAGGTAGGCTATAGTAAATAGTAACTACATTTGCAAATagcaaaacataaataaaaacaaaggcacaattaattaattagcttGAAAGCTCATTTGCTCTcttttttaattaaagaaaaaggcAAAACACAGAAATATTTCCCTCTCCATTGGAAAAGAATCGTTCCCTAGCTAGCTTGCTTTAATTGATCAgagtttatttaataataataataataataataataataatatgaagTGGCATAGGAATGATACTCTGGTATAATAGCATGGGCTAAGCTGAAGAATAAGGCCCATTTATATCCAAATCATAGGGCTATCTCAATGAAGAAACAGACATTAACGATGATAAACCATCAAGTGAAGTCACTGCAACTAAAGGTAAACTATCCTTTCttacattcaccaaaatatATCATATCCCAAACTATCTAAGATTTACACCATATGTTTAACTACTTCCTTAGGAGCTGCAATTTCAGAAACTCCAATTCCATCTCGAATGCAAACCTCTTCTTCTTCTCATTCTCCACCTCCATTCTCAACTCCTCAATCTCCTGCATCATCTGCTCTTCCCTGCTGACCCCCATCATCTCTACACTCTCTTCCCCACACATCAATGCCATCATCTGCACAACCTCTTGCATTTGACAATCCAAATTCTTCTTCAAAAGAAGCAAACTGTCCATAACAACTCCCTTGTCGACACCGCCATCATTTCGGCCCCCATCGAAATTCGATCTATTTTCTTGAAGCATTGTTTCTACTTCAAAACTCACCTGTTTCACATCTCT
The Primulina tabacum isolate GXHZ01 chromosome 9, ASM2559414v2, whole genome shotgun sequence DNA segment above includes these coding regions:
- the LOC142504524 gene encoding transcriptional regulator SUPERMAN-like, whose amino-acid sequence is MERSRICMGRNTKQQQRNNINNSTTQRIQEMNVYKFKGKWDFCHEFKNHKNAEDNSVGDGFSWPPRCYSCNFCRREFRSAQALGGHMNVHRRDRARLRQFSPLKIIQNLDPNPSLNPNPSLMSSHWTRFPHYTSPLPPFFPSSHSRFSSCLDSNHASIERSREEGVLFENLMKPSAGDLMKMESQKAFNSVEKFGSFVCEKGCENVKKDLVRLDLEIGLISQYSHAELDLELRLGYT